In the genome of Maniola jurtina chromosome 3, ilManJurt1.1, whole genome shotgun sequence, one region contains:
- the LOC123880453 gene encoding 5-hydroxytryptamine receptor gives MEGADGSDDLLDWEALYQFPVQNATWNTTEWVPNAWNSTATNDTWWNSSAPFDSPAALIRAAAKAVLLGLLILATVIGNVFVIAAILLERHLRSAANQLILSLAVADLLVACLVMPLGAVYEVAQRWTLGPELCDMWTSGDVLCCTASILHLVAIALDRYWAVTNIDYIHARTARRVGYMIACVWVASFLVCIAPLLGWKDPDWNRRVSEDLRCVVSQDVGYQIFATASSFYVPVLVILILYWRIYQTARKRIRRRPGTTTRGGPPPVPAGGALVAAGGSGGIAAAVVAVIGRPLPTISETTTTGITNVSSNNTSPEKQSCVNGLEADPSTTGYGAVAAAYYPTLVRRKPKEAADSKRERKAAKTLAIITGAFVACWLPFFVLAILVPTCNCEVSPVLTSLSLWLGYFNSTLNPVIYTVFSPEFRHAFQRLLCGRRARRRRAPP, from the exons ATGGAGGGCGCGGACGGGAGCGACGATCTGTTGGATTGGGAAGCCCTGTACCAGTTTCCAGTGCAAAATGCCACCTGGAATACGACGGAATGGGTGCCCAACGCATGGAACTCCACTGCAACAAACGACACCTGGTGGAATTCGTCCGCGCCCTTTGACTCACCTGCCGCCCTCATACGCGCCGCAGCGAAGGCGGTTCTCCTCGGTTTACTGATTCTGGCAACAGTAATTG GTAATGTATTTGTAATAGCAGCAATACTGCTAGAGCGGCATTTACGCAGTGCTGCTAACCAGTTGATCTTATCGCTGGCGGTAGCAGATCTCCTGGTGGCCTGTCTAGTGATGCCCCTCGGCGCGGTATACGAAGTTGCCCAGCGCTGGACGCTGGGGCCCGAGCTTTGCGATATGTGGACCTCGGGGGATGTGTTGTGCTGTACTGCCTCCATTCTGCATCTAGTTGCTATTGCCCTTGATAG GTATTGGGCTGTGACAAACATCGATTACATCCACGCACGAACTGCACGTCGAGTTGGTTATATGATCGCGTGCGTTTGGGTCGCAAGCTTCCTAGTTTGTATTGCACCACTCCTGGGTTGGAAAGATCCCGACTGGAACCGACGCGTCTCCGAAGATCTTCGTTGCGTCGTCAGTCAAGATGTGGGCTATCAAATATTTGCAACCGCGTCGTCCTTCTACGTACCAGTGCTAGTTATCTTAATATTGTATTGGCGGATATATCAAACGGCTAGGAAAAGAATAAGAAGGCGACCGGGAACGACGACTAGAGGAGGACCACCACCTGTCCCTGCGGGTGGAGCTCTAGTCGCGGCGGGGGGCAGCGGCGGTATAGCCGCGGCAGTGGTGGCGGTAATCGGTCGTCCGCTGCCCACCATATCCGAAACGACAACGACGGGCATCACAAACGTATCGTCGAACAACACGAGCCCCGAGAAGCAGTCGTGCGTCAACGGCCTGGAAGCGGACCCGTCGACGACGGGTTACGGAGCGGTCGCCGCCGCTTACTATCCGACGCTGGTACGTCGCAAACCCAAAGAGGCGGCCGACTCCAAGAGAGAACGAAAAGCGGCGAAGACATTAGCAATAATAACCGGCGCGTTCGTCGCGTGCTGGCTTCCTTTTTTCGTATTAGCTATTTTAGTCCCGACGTGCAACTGCGAGGTGAGTCCGGTGCTGACGTCGCTGTCGCTGTGGCTGGGCTACTTCAACTCCACGCTGAACCCGGTGATCTACACCGTGTTCAGCCCGGAGTTCCGACACGCGTTCCAGCGCCTGCTGTGcggccgccgcgcgcgccgccgccgcgcgccgccctAG